A genomic segment from Agrobacterium vitis encodes:
- a CDS encoding ubiquinone biosynthesis hydroxylase, producing MADLVVVGGGYVGLSAALAVKRAAPHLDVTVIEAAPEGQWRKDPRASAVIAAATKMLEVFGVWSTIEPQSQPINRMIVTDSRTSDPVRPVYLTFDGEVEEGKPFAYMVPNVAMVGALLDAAGEAGISIRHGVKASGFSVNGHKAEVALSDGTTLSCRLVVACDGVRSRVRDMAGIKTVTWAYGQSGIVTTVEHERPHQGVAEEHFLPAGPFAILPLTGNRSSLVWTERSEDADRLVAEDDLMFETELERRFGHKLGAIRATGDRRAFPLGLTLARSFIGPRLALAGDAAHGIHPISGQGLNLGFKDVAALAETIVDADRLGLDIGDITVLERYQTWRRFDTFRMGVTTDVLNRLFSNDITPVRIARDFGLGLVERLPKLKRYFISEAAGTAVKGSPKLLTGQAI from the coding sequence ATGGCGGATCTGGTTGTAGTCGGAGGCGGATATGTCGGTCTCTCGGCGGCGCTCGCCGTCAAGCGCGCCGCGCCGCATCTGGATGTGACGGTAATCGAAGCAGCCCCCGAAGGCCAGTGGCGCAAGGACCCCCGGGCCTCGGCGGTGATTGCGGCAGCCACCAAAATGCTGGAGGTTTTCGGCGTCTGGAGCACGATCGAGCCGCAATCCCAGCCGATCAACCGGATGATCGTCACCGATTCGCGCACCAGCGATCCGGTCCGGCCCGTCTACCTGACCTTTGACGGCGAAGTCGAGGAGGGCAAGCCCTTCGCCTATATGGTTCCCAATGTTGCCATGGTCGGCGCGCTTCTCGACGCTGCCGGTGAGGCGGGAATTTCCATCCGCCATGGCGTGAAAGCCTCAGGCTTTTCCGTGAACGGCCATAAGGCCGAAGTAGCACTTTCGGACGGCACAACCCTCAGCTGCCGCCTGGTTGTCGCCTGTGACGGCGTGCGCTCACGCGTCAGGGACATGGCGGGGATCAAGACCGTCACCTGGGCCTATGGCCAGTCCGGGATTGTCACAACGGTCGAGCATGAGCGTCCACATCAAGGCGTGGCAGAGGAGCATTTCCTGCCCGCTGGCCCGTTTGCCATCCTGCCCTTGACCGGCAATCGCTCGTCGCTGGTCTGGACCGAGCGCAGCGAGGATGCGGACCGTCTGGTGGCCGAGGACGACCTGATGTTCGAAACCGAACTGGAGCGCCGTTTCGGCCACAAACTCGGCGCTATCCGCGCCACCGGCGACCGCCGTGCTTTTCCATTGGGACTGACGCTTGCCCGCTCTTTCATCGGGCCACGGCTGGCGCTTGCAGGGGATGCCGCCCATGGTATTCATCCGATTTCCGGCCAGGGCCTCAATCTTGGCTTCAAGGATGTGGCGGCGCTGGCGGAAACAATCGTTGATGCCGATCGGCTCGGCCTCGATATCGGCGACATCACGGTTCTGGAACGCTACCAGACCTGGCGCCGCTTCGACACATTCCGCATGGGCGTTACCACCGACGTGCTGAACCGGCTGTTTTCCAACGATATTACGCCGGTTAGAATCGCCCGGGATTTCGGGCTGGGCCTGGTGGAACGGCTGCCAAAACTGAAACGCTATTTTATTTCCGAGGCGGCAGGAACAGCGGTGAAGGGCAGTCCGAAACTTCTGACCGGTCAGGCGATCTGA
- a CDS encoding Trm112 family protein, with the protein MDQRMNGVDPKMLELLVCPLTNGRLTLNRENNELVSEKARLAYPIRDGIPIMLVSEARKIED; encoded by the coding sequence ATGGATCAGCGGATGAACGGTGTCGATCCGAAAATGCTGGAATTGCTGGTCTGCCCGCTGACCAATGGCCGCTTGACCCTTAACCGGGAAAACAACGAGCTGGTCTCGGAAAAGGCAAGGCTTGCCTATCCCATCCGCGATGGCATTCCGATCATGCTGGTCTCGGAAGCCCGCAAGATCGAAGATTGA
- a CDS encoding LON peptidase substrate-binding domain-containing protein: MQVGNARYLTAADFPETLPVFPLAGALLLPGGQLPLNIFEPRYLEMFDAALRSNRLIGMIQPALTEPYEIATGIPALCSMGCIGRITSFAETGDGRYILSLGGICRFRMSDELKTTHPFRTVRISPFMADLAAEGQENSVDRERLLAVFRAYLDANKLEADWESVQRASNLTLVNSLSMMSPFTPAEKQALLEATDLHSRTETLIAITEIYLARGFGDVEPVLQ; this comes from the coding sequence ATGCAGGTCGGCAATGCGCGATATCTGACGGCGGCTGATTTTCCGGAAACATTGCCGGTTTTTCCGCTGGCAGGAGCTCTTCTGCTGCCCGGTGGTCAATTGCCACTGAATATATTCGAGCCGCGCTATCTGGAAATGTTTGATGCCGCATTGCGCAGCAATCGGCTGATTGGCATGATTCAGCCGGCATTGACCGAGCCCTATGAGATCGCCACCGGCATTCCGGCCCTGTGCAGCATGGGATGTATCGGTCGGATCACCTCTTTCGCCGAGACGGGCGATGGCCGCTATATTCTGTCGCTGGGCGGCATCTGCCGTTTCCGGATGAGTGACGAGCTGAAAACCACTCATCCATTCCGCACGGTGCGAATTTCGCCCTTCATGGCCGATCTCGCGGCTGAAGGCCAGGAAAACAGCGTGGATCGGGAGCGGTTGCTCGCGGTGTTCCGGGCCTATCTCGATGCCAACAAGCTGGAGGCGGATTGGGAAAGCGTCCAGCGCGCCAGCAATCTGACCCTGGTCAATTCTTTGTCGATGATGTCGCCTTTCACACCTGCTGAAAAACAGGCCTTGCTGGAGGCTACCGATCTGCATAGCCGCACGGAAACGCTGATTGCTATTACTGAAATTTATCTGGCACGCGGTTTCGGCGACGTGGAGCCGGTTTTACAATAA
- the trxA gene encoding thioredoxin: MSNSGNPYGGSYGGQMTANAQFGTTPAAAAPASAGAAPVGGLIKDTTTQGFAKDVLEESRRQPVLVDFWAPWCGPCRQLTPIIEKAVNEAKGKVKLVKMNIDDHPAIAGQLGIQSIPAVVAFVDGRPADGFMGALPESQVKQFIDKLGGPDGGADQAAEIEAVLEEAKGLYDGGDFDGAAQLYAAVMQADPENAKAVAGIAECMLALNQHERVRQIVDGLPEELAKAAEIQAVAKKLEQIEEARKLGDPVALEQQLSLNPDDHEARLKLAKIRNVEGKREDAADHLLLIMKKDRTFDDDGARRQLVEFFEVWGPKDPATIQARRKLSSILFS, from the coding sequence ATGAGCAATTCTGGTAACCCTTACGGCGGCTCTTATGGCGGGCAGATGACGGCGAATGCGCAATTCGGCACGACGCCTGCTGCGGCAGCACCGGCGTCTGCAGGAGCAGCGCCCGTAGGTGGTCTGATCAAGGATACGACCACCCAGGGCTTTGCCAAGGATGTGCTTGAAGAGTCCCGCCGCCAGCCGGTCCTGGTGGATTTCTGGGCGCCCTGGTGCGGCCCTTGCCGTCAGTTGACGCCGATCATTGAAAAGGCGGTCAATGAGGCCAAGGGCAAGGTCAAGCTGGTCAAGATGAATATCGACGACCATCCGGCTATTGCCGGTCAGCTAGGTATCCAGTCCATTCCTGCCGTCGTCGCCTTTGTCGATGGCCGTCCTGCCGATGGGTTCATGGGTGCGCTGCCGGAAAGTCAGGTCAAGCAGTTCATCGACAAGCTCGGTGGCCCGGACGGCGGTGCCGATCAGGCGGCGGAAATCGAAGCTGTGCTGGAAGAGGCCAAGGGTCTTTATGATGGCGGCGATTTCGACGGTGCGGCCCAGCTCTATGCGGCGGTCATGCAGGCCGATCCGGAAAATGCCAAGGCGGTTGCCGGCATTGCCGAATGCATGCTGGCCCTCAACCAGCATGAACGGGTGCGCCAGATTGTCGATGGCTTGCCTGAAGAATTGGCCAAGGCCGCAGAAATCCAGGCCGTGGCCAAAAAGCTGGAGCAAATCGAAGAGGCCCGCAAACTGGGTGATCCGGTAGCGCTGGAGCAGCAGCTGTCGCTTAACCCTGACGATCACGAGGCGCGGCTGAAGCTCGCCAAGATCCGCAATGTCGAGGGCAAGCGCGAGGACGCAGCTGATCATCTGCTGTTGATCATGAAAAAAGACCGGACCTTCGACGACGATGGCGCTCGCCGCCAACTGGTTGAATTTTTCGAGGTCTGGGGTCCGAAGGACCCAGCCACTATTCAGGCTCGACGTAAGCTGTCTTCGATCCTGTTTTCGTAA
- a CDS encoding prolyl-tRNA synthetase associated domain-containing protein encodes MTEIVPKSPADLFAFLDSLGIEHRTVSHPPVFTVAESVSLRDEIPGGHTKNLFVKDKKDQFFLLVVEENAIVDLKTVHTLIGAASKVSFGKPEKLMEYLGVVPGSVTAFGAINDTGNKVTFVLDADLMQHDIINCHPLSNDATTSIGRDDLLRFMAATGHEALVLKVTA; translated from the coding sequence ATGACAGAGATTGTGCCGAAATCGCCCGCAGACCTGTTTGCCTTTCTCGATAGCCTCGGCATCGAGCACCGGACAGTGTCACATCCGCCAGTCTTTACCGTGGCCGAATCGGTGTCCCTACGCGATGAGATCCCTGGCGGCCATACCAAGAACCTGTTCGTCAAGGACAAGAAGGATCAGTTCTTCCTGCTGGTGGTCGAGGAAAACGCTATTGTCGATCTGAAGACCGTCCATACGCTGATTGGTGCGGCCAGCAAGGTATCGTTTGGCAAGCCGGAAAAGCTGATGGAGTATCTGGGTGTCGTCCCCGGCTCGGTGACGGCGTTCGGCGCAATTAACGATACAGGCAACAAGGTGACATTCGTTCTGGACGCGGACCTGATGCAGCATGACATCATCAATTGCCATCCGCTGTCGAATGACGCTACAACCTCGATCGGGCGTGATGACCTGTTGCGCTTTATGGCTGCGACGGGACATGAGGCACTCGTCTTGAAAGTCACGGCGTGA
- a CDS encoding MFS transporter, translating to MVSEKALISKITWRLMPFLGLLYLIAYIDRQNVSYAKLQMVDALGLSEYAYGLGASLFFIGYFLFEVPSNLFLERFGASRWFARILVSWGAVTIALAYTQNAMMFYILRFLLGVCEAGFFPGVLYLLTLWFPRDYRGRMVGLFMIFSALANAIGAPLGGVLLDLDGFLGYQGWEWVFLATGIPAVLAGIVTWFYLADTPAKANFLTDAEKAWLQARLDAENTGMDSNADNGFKALINPRVLLMSLCYVGFPLAAYGLSYWLPTIVKGFGVSNTVNGLINIIPWVAVAIALYVVPSAADRTENKTPYIVIPAFVGAVSLVMSAILTDQVLQFAFLCLAAAGIFAGQPVFWSLPSRFLKGAGAAAGLAAINSVGNLGGFVAQNVVPLIRDQTGSTIAPMFFLAACLAIAGVLVIIIGRVMGHKPIRAS from the coding sequence TTGGTTTCCGAAAAAGCACTGATTTCAAAAATCACCTGGCGGCTGATGCCGTTTCTGGGGCTTCTCTACCTGATTGCCTATATTGATCGGCAGAATGTCAGTTACGCCAAATTGCAAATGGTCGATGCGCTGGGCCTCAGTGAATATGCCTATGGGCTAGGGGCCTCACTGTTTTTCATCGGCTATTTTCTATTTGAAGTGCCAAGCAATCTCTTTCTCGAACGGTTCGGCGCCAGCCGGTGGTTTGCCCGCATTTTAGTGTCCTGGGGCGCTGTAACCATTGCGCTTGCCTATACTCAGAACGCGATGATGTTCTACATCCTGCGCTTTCTGCTGGGCGTCTGCGAGGCGGGGTTCTTTCCGGGCGTGCTCTATCTGCTGACCCTGTGGTTTCCAAGAGACTATCGGGGCCGGATGGTCGGGCTGTTCATGATTTTCAGCGCCCTTGCCAATGCCATTGGCGCGCCCCTGGGTGGTGTATTGCTCGATCTCGACGGCTTTCTCGGCTATCAGGGTTGGGAGTGGGTGTTTCTGGCGACCGGTATTCCCGCGGTTCTGGCCGGTATCGTCACCTGGTTCTATCTTGCCGATACGCCAGCCAAGGCAAATTTTCTGACGGATGCTGAAAAAGCCTGGCTTCAGGCACGGCTCGATGCCGAAAATACCGGAATGGATAGCAATGCCGACAATGGCTTCAAGGCGCTGATCAATCCGCGCGTGCTGCTGATGTCGCTCTGCTATGTCGGCTTTCCGCTGGCCGCCTATGGTTTGAGCTATTGGCTGCCGACCATCGTCAAGGGGTTTGGCGTGTCCAATACGGTGAATGGTCTGATCAACATCATCCCTTGGGTTGCTGTTGCCATTGCGCTCTATGTTGTGCCATCGGCGGCTGACCGGACGGAAAACAAGACGCCCTATATCGTCATCCCGGCCTTTGTCGGTGCCGTCAGTCTTGTGATGTCGGCTATACTGACAGACCAGGTGCTGCAATTTGCGTTTCTATGCCTTGCCGCCGCGGGGATCTTCGCAGGCCAGCCTGTGTTCTGGAGCCTGCCATCGCGCTTCCTGAAAGGGGCCGGTGCCGCAGCCGGTCTGGCGGCCATCAACTCGGTCGGCAATCTCGGTGGTTTCGTGGCCCAGAATGTCGTGCCACTGATCCGCGACCAGACAGGCAGCACGATTGCTCCGATGTTCTTCCTGGCGGCTTGCCTCGCCATTGCTGGCGTGCTGGTCATCATTATTGGCAGGGTAATGGGACATAAGCCGATACGGGCGTCCTGA
- a CDS encoding aldose epimerase family protein — protein MQRLEFGTTTKGETVEQVTLHGGGLKAKVLTWGAVIQDLRMEGHVAPLVLGFEHFEDYAIHSPYFGATPGRLANRIANGRFTLDGEDYQLECNERGLTHLHGGSDGIGRRNWTIADLDRDRLVLEITDPAGRAGYPGNAHIRATYHLQDDGVLAVVYETTTDAPTLANLCQHSYFNLDDSPDMLDHELMIAADHYLPVDERLIPTGEQRPVIGTPFDFRQMGVMRRTEDGVQVPFDNNFCLSQTRVAKRSVAMARSLKSGVSMEVRTTEPGVQFYAGVYLNIPVSGLEGRRYGAYAGFCLETQIWPDAINQAGFSSAVLRPGETLRQETDYVFSVS, from the coding sequence ATGCAGCGTCTGGAATTTGGCACGACCACCAAGGGTGAAACGGTAGAGCAGGTCACGCTGCATGGCGGTGGCCTGAAGGCCAAAGTGCTCACCTGGGGTGCGGTGATCCAGGATCTCAGGATGGAAGGCCATGTGGCGCCACTGGTGCTGGGTTTCGAGCATTTCGAAGACTATGCCATCCACTCTCCCTATTTCGGGGCGACGCCCGGGCGGTTGGCCAATCGCATTGCAAACGGACGTTTCACCCTTGACGGTGAAGACTATCAGCTGGAATGCAACGAGCGCGGCCTTACCCATCTACATGGCGGCAGCGACGGTATCGGCAGGCGCAATTGGACGATTGCCGATCTGGACCGTGACCGGCTGGTGCTTGAGATCACCGATCCGGCGGGCCGGGCGGGTTATCCCGGCAATGCCCATATCCGGGCGACCTATCACCTCCAGGATGACGGTGTGCTGGCGGTGGTCTATGAGACGACCACGGACGCGCCGACACTCGCCAATCTCTGCCAGCATTCCTATTTCAACCTGGATGATTCGCCTGACATGCTGGATCATGAGTTGATGATTGCCGCCGACCACTATCTGCCTGTCGATGAGCGTCTGATTCCGACCGGAGAGCAGCGCCCGGTAATCGGCACGCCGTTTGATTTCCGGCAGATGGGCGTCATGCGTCGCACAGAAGACGGTGTTCAGGTCCCCTTCGACAACAATTTCTGTCTGTCGCAGACACGGGTGGCCAAGCGCAGCGTCGCCATGGCCCGCAGCCTGAAATCCGGCGTTTCCATGGAAGTGCGCACCACCGAACCCGGCGTTCAATTCTACGCGGGGGTCTATCTCAATATTCCGGTTTCCGGTCTTGAGGGCCGTCGCTACGGTGCTTATGCCGGTTTCTGTCTGGAAACCCAGATCTGGCCGGATGCCATCAACCAGGCCGGTTTCTCAAGTGCTGTCCTGCGGCCCGGTGAAACCCTGCGGCAGGAAACAGACTACGTGTTTTCAGTGAGTTGA
- a CDS encoding vWA domain-containing protein, producing the protein MFLPFFLKLKQQKVPVSLGEYLALLEGMGRGLVDFDIEAFYYLARTTLIKDERHIDRFDLVFAECFKGLEATGGPQAGVSETALPEEWLRKLTEKHLSEEDKTLIESMGGFDRLIETLKQRLAEQKARHQGGSKWIGTAGTSPFGAYGYNPEGVRIGQDGSRHRRAVKVWDQREFRNLDDSVALGTRNIKVALRRLRRFVRQGALDEFDLGGTIRATAEHGYLDIKTQAERRNAVKLLMFFDIGGSMDDHVKGVEELFSAARSEFRHMEHFYFHNCLYERVWKDNRRRRTDLIPTEEIIRTYGPDYRVIFVGDAAMSPYEITMIGGSVEHWNGEPGALWLSRITAHFRKCLWLNPMQQEHWDYTHSIGLISRLMGGRMHPLTLGGLEDAARELSR; encoded by the coding sequence ATGTTCCTGCCCTTCTTCCTCAAGCTCAAACAACAGAAAGTCCCGGTCTCCCTCGGGGAATATCTGGCCTTGCTGGAAGGCATGGGGCGCGGCCTTGTCGATTTCGACATTGAGGCTTTCTACTATCTGGCGCGCACGACGCTGATCAAGGATGAGCGGCATATCGACCGTTTCGATCTGGTCTTTGCCGAATGTTTCAAGGGTTTGGAAGCGACTGGTGGGCCGCAGGCGGGTGTGTCTGAGACCGCTCTGCCGGAGGAATGGCTGCGCAAGCTGACCGAAAAACACCTGTCCGAGGAAGACAAGACGCTGATCGAGTCCATGGGTGGTTTCGACAGGCTGATCGAAACGCTGAAACAGCGGCTGGCCGAGCAGAAGGCGCGCCATCAGGGCGGCTCGAAATGGATCGGCACGGCGGGTACGTCGCCCTTTGGGGCCTATGGTTACAATCCGGAAGGGGTGAGGATCGGCCAGGACGGCTCGCGCCACCGGCGCGCCGTCAAGGTGTGGGACCAGCGAGAGTTTCGCAATCTCGACGATTCCGTCGCGCTTGGCACCCGCAATATCAAAGTTGCCCTGCGCCGGTTGCGGCGGTTCGTGCGGCAAGGCGCGTTGGACGAATTTGATTTGGGTGGCACGATCCGTGCGACGGCAGAGCATGGCTATCTTGACATCAAGACCCAGGCGGAACGGCGCAATGCCGTCAAGCTGCTGATGTTCTTCGATATCGGCGGCTCCATGGACGATCACGTCAAAGGCGTGGAGGAGTTGTTTTCGGCAGCCCGGTCGGAATTTCGGCATATGGAGCATTTCTATTTCCACAACTGCCTTTATGAGCGGGTTTGGAAAGACAATCGCCGCCGCCGGACCGATCTCATCCCGACGGAAGAGATTATCCGTACCTATGGGCCGGATTACCGGGTGATTTTCGTCGGCGATGCGGCGATGAGCCCCTATGAGATCACCATGATCGGCGGATCGGTGGAGCATTGGAATGGCGAGCCCGGTGCCCTCTGGCTTTCACGCATCACGGCGCATTTTCGCAAATGTCTGTGGCTGAACCCGATGCAGCAGGAGCATTGGGACTATACCCATTCTATCGGTTTGATTTCCCGTCTCATGGGCGGGCGCATGCATCCCCTGACGCTTGGCGGGTTGGAGGATGCGGCACGAGAACTGTCGCGCTAA
- a CDS encoding GNAT family N-acetyltransferase, which translates to MTGDLLVRPLTDDDEADWRRLWRAYLAFYETELPEDVYATTFARLTGQGAGEFRGFLAVAEGKAVGLSHYVFHRSCWYIADVCYLQDLYVDPEMRGLGVGRALIKAVNAAAVEAGAGKVYWMTQEFNSTARHLYDQVADKTPFIIYQQPL; encoded by the coding sequence ATGACGGGCGATCTTCTGGTCCGTCCCTTGACTGATGATGACGAGGCAGACTGGCGCCGACTATGGCGCGCCTATCTCGCCTTTTATGAAACGGAACTGCCCGAAGATGTCTATGCCACAACTTTTGCCCGGCTGACGGGGCAGGGGGCTGGCGAATTTCGCGGGTTTCTGGCTGTGGCTGAGGGTAAAGCCGTGGGCCTTAGCCATTATGTCTTTCATCGGTCCTGCTGGTATATTGCCGATGTCTGCTATCTTCAGGATCTCTATGTCGATCCTGAAATGCGTGGGCTCGGCGTCGGTCGGGCGCTGATTAAAGCGGTCAATGCTGCGGCGGTGGAAGCAGGCGCGGGCAAGGTCTATTGGATGACCCAGGAGTTTAACAGCACGGCCCGGCACCTTTATGATCAGGTGGCGGACAAGACACCCTTCATCATCTATCAGCAACCGCTCTGA
- the metA gene encoding homoserine O-acetyltransferase MetA: protein MPIKIPDTLPAFDALVHEGVRVMTETAAIRQDIRPLQIALLNLMPNKIKTEVQFARLIGASPLQVELTLVRIGGHKAKNTPEEHLLSFYQTWEEVKHRKFDGLIITGAPVETLPFEDVTYWSEMQQILDWTQTNVHTTMNVCWGAMAAIYHFHKVPKQALKEKAFGVFRHRNLAPSSIYLNGFSDDFQVPVSRWTEVRRADIEKVPDLNILMESDEMGVCLVQENKGNRLYMFNHVEYDSTSLADEYFRDVSAGIPIRLPYDYFPHNDDTLTPLNRWRSHAHLLFGNWINEMYQTTSYDLNDIGKGRGK from the coding sequence ATGCCGATCAAGATTCCCGATACGCTTCCCGCCTTCGACGCCCTCGTTCATGAGGGCGTGCGGGTGATGACGGAAACCGCAGCGATCCGTCAGGATATTCGCCCGTTGCAGATCGCCCTGCTCAATCTCATGCCCAACAAGATCAAGACCGAGGTGCAGTTTGCCCGGCTGATCGGCGCATCGCCATTGCAGGTGGAACTGACCCTGGTGCGGATCGGCGGGCATAAGGCCAAGAACACGCCCGAAGAGCATCTCCTGTCCTTCTACCAGACCTGGGAAGAGGTGAAGCACCGCAAGTTCGACGGACTGATCATTACCGGTGCGCCGGTGGAAACGCTGCCTTTTGAAGACGTCACCTATTGGAGCGAGATGCAGCAGATTCTCGACTGGACGCAAACCAATGTCCACACGACAATGAATGTCTGCTGGGGGGCGATGGCGGCGATCTATCACTTCCACAAGGTGCCGAAACAGGCGCTGAAGGAAAAGGCCTTCGGCGTGTTCCGCCATCGCAATCTGGCACCCTCGTCCATCTATCTCAACGGGTTCTCGGATGATTTCCAGGTGCCGGTCTCACGCTGGACCGAGGTACGTCGCGCCGATATCGAAAAAGTGCCGGACCTGAACATCCTGATGGAATCCGATGAAATGGGCGTCTGCCTGGTGCAGGAGAACAAGGGAAACCGGCTCTACATGTTCAATCATGTCGAATATGATTCCACCTCGCTGGCGGATGAATATTTCCGTGACGTCAGTGCTGGCATCCCGATCCGTCTGCCGTATGATTACTTTCCCCACAACGATGATACACTGACGCCGCTTAACCGCTGGCGCAGCCACGCGCATCTGCTGTTTGGAAACTGGATCAACGAGATGTATCAGACCACCAGCTATGATTTGAACGATATCGGTAAGGGTCGCGGCAAATGA
- a CDS encoding AAA family ATPase → MPFAGQFTGSADYIADKDLTVAVNAAIALERPLLVKGEPGTGKTELARQVAAALGLDMIEWTIKSTTKAQQGLYEYDAVSRLRDSQLGDPRVSDIGNYIRRGKLWEAFAAGRKTVLLIDEIDKADIEFPNDLLQELDRMEFHVYETGERVKAQVRPIVIITSNNEKELPDAFLRWCFFHYIRFPDAETLARIVEVHYPGIKQRLLQAALTRFYEIRETPGLKKRPSTSEALDWIRLLVADEVDPADLRNDAANALPKLHGALLKNEQDVHLFERLAFMARRDGARDGR, encoded by the coding sequence ATGCCATTTGCCGGGCAATTCACCGGAAGCGCGGATTATATCGCCGACAAGGACCTGACGGTGGCCGTCAATGCGGCCATTGCGCTGGAACGGCCGCTGCTGGTCAAGGGGGAGCCAGGCACCGGCAAGACCGAGTTGGCCCGCCAGGTTGCCGCGGCTCTTGGTCTCGACATGATCGAATGGACGATCAAATCCACCACCAAGGCGCAGCAGGGTCTTTACGAATATGATGCTGTGTCGCGCCTGCGCGATAGCCAGCTGGGCGATCCGCGCGTCAGCGATATCGGCAATTATATAAGGCGTGGCAAGCTCTGGGAAGCCTTTGCCGCAGGCCGGAAAACCGTGTTGCTGATCGATGAGATCGACAAGGCCGATATCGAGTTTCCCAACGATCTGTTGCAGGAACTGGATCGAATGGAGTTTCACGTTTATGAGACCGGCGAGCGGGTGAAGGCGCAGGTGCGCCCGATCGTCATCATCACCTCCAACAATGAGAAAGAGCTGCCAGATGCCTTCCTGCGTTGGTGTTTCTTCCATTATATCCGCTTTCCAGATGCCGAGACGCTGGCGCGGATCGTCGAGGTTCACTATCCCGGCATCAAGCAGCGGCTGCTCCAGGCGGCCTTGACCCGGTTTTACGAAATCCGCGAAACGCCGGGCCTGAAAAAACGTCCGTCGACCTCGGAAGCCCTGGACTGGATCCGCCTGCTGGTGGCCGATGAGGTCGATCCCGCCGATCTGCGCAACGATGCTGCCAATGCCCTGCCGAAACTGCATGGCGCGCTTTTGAAGAATGAGCAGGACGTGCATCTGTTCGAGCGGCTTGCCTTCATGGCCCGCCGGGATGGAGCGCGGGACGGACGCTGA
- the rpsU gene encoding 30S ribosomal protein S21 — protein sequence MQVLVRDNNVEQALRVLKKKMQREGLFREMKARSAYEKPSEKKTREKAEAVRRTRKLARKKLQREGLLPAPKKKVFAPRAQG from the coding sequence GTGCAGGTACTCGTCAGGGATAACAATGTTGAGCAGGCATTGCGCGTGCTGAAGAAGAAAATGCAGCGCGAAGGCCTGTTTCGTGAAATGAAGGCCCGTTCGGCCTATGAAAAGCCGTCGGAAAAGAAGACCCGCGAAAAGGCCGAGGCCGTGCGCCGCACCCGCAAGCTGGCCCGCAAGAAGCTTCAGCGCGAGGGCCTTCTGCCTGCGCCGAAGAAAAAAGTTTTTGCACCACGCGCCCAAGGGTAA
- a CDS encoding thiamine diphosphokinase has protein sequence MTESTFTILLGGPLAITPRLLGTVAGTRAIAADGGMRHAEPLGLTPELWVGDFDSSDDLPADRFPNIPRLPYPARKNLTDGEIAIDEARKRGASSLLLAGALGGERSDHALMHLLLAVALAVQGLDLHLTSGEEEAWPLLPGKTVTLDLPPGSLFSILGFSALAGLTIDGARYPLQGFDLPFGSSRTISNVAEGPVTLSLGSGDAVILARPYDMTGA, from the coding sequence ATGACGGAAAGCACCTTCACCATTCTGCTCGGCGGTCCCCTCGCCATCACGCCCCGGTTGCTCGGCACTGTTGCAGGAACCCGCGCCATTGCCGCCGATGGCGGCATGCGCCATGCCGAACCGCTGGGACTGACACCTGAGCTTTGGGTGGGTGATTTCGACAGTTCCGACGATCTGCCCGCAGACCGGTTTCCGAATATCCCGCGCCTGCCCTATCCGGCCCGCAAGAACCTCACGGATGGTGAAATCGCTATTGACGAAGCCCGCAAGCGTGGTGCGAGCTCCCTTCTGCTGGCGGGCGCGCTCGGAGGAGAACGATCCGACCATGCGCTGATGCATCTGCTGCTGGCCGTGGCGCTGGCGGTCCAGGGACTTGATCTGCATCTTACATCCGGTGAGGAAGAGGCGTGGCCGCTTCTGCCGGGCAAAACCGTGACCCTGGACCTGCCGCCGGGTTCGTTGTTTTCCATTCTCGGCTTTTCCGCGCTGGCAGGCCTCACCATCGACGGTGCGCGCTATCCATTACAGGGCTTCGATCTACCATTCGGATCGTCCCGCACCATTTCCAATGTGGCCGAAGGTCCGGTAACGCTGTCGCTTGGCAGCGGCGACGCCGTGATCCTTGCCCGCCCTTATGACATGACCGGAGCGTGA